The following DNA comes from Enterocloster bolteae.
ATATTAAAAGAAAACAGGCATCCTGATAAAGTCGAAATTAGAAGACGTCTCGGCGGAAATATATGCAGATGCACAGGCTACGTCAAAATAGTTGAAGCCATAGAATTGGCACGGGATATCCTGAATCATGACCAAAGCGCTGATTGTCTGGATTCCATTGTTCCGGATACAGGCAAAATCATCGGTTCACGGATAGAGAGAGTGGACGCCAAGGGGAAGGCTGCGGGCGCACTGGAATATGCGGCCGACATGACGATGCCCAGAATGCTTCATGTCCACCTTGTCAGAAGCCGGGAGGTTCATGCTGAGATACTGAAGATTGATTATGAAAAGGCACTTACGATGCCGGGGGTTGAAACGGTTATTACCAGTAAAGATGTGCCGGGCGAAGATGGGTTTGGCGTCTACTATCATGATCAGCCCGTTCTGGCAAAGGGTAAAATCCGTTTTTATGGAGAACCGGTTGCAGCTATTGTAGCTGAAACGTTAGAAGAGGCGGAAGAAGCTGAAAAATTAATTGAGATTACATACAGGAAGCTTCCTGTTGTCTCTGGTATTGCCGATGCAATTGGCTGTAAATCAGTGGTTCATGATGATTACCCGGACAACGTGGTTTCTTTCACATCTGTTATAAAAGGCGATGTTGAAAACGGTTTTAGAAACAGCGATATTATTGTTGAACAGGATTATTCTACACAATGTGTGGATCATGCCTATCTTGAAACGGAAGCAGGTCTTGCGTATTGCGATCCTGACGGAGTATTGGTGGTAAAATCATGTGATCAGGATATCACTCATCACCGCATGCTTTTGGCGAAAATTCTTGACATGCCCATCAATAAAATCAGGGTTATCATGACGCCTGTGGGCGGCGGCTTTGGCGGCAAGGAGGATATGATTTATCAGGGTATTTTAGCCATTGCCGCGCTTAAAACAAAACGGCCTGTAAAGCTGGTCTTTTCCAGAAATGATTCCATGATTGGAAGCTGTAAACGTCATCCTGTTTTAGTTCACCATAAAATCGGATTGAGGAAAGACGGCAAAATACAAGCAGTTGAAATAGATTTAAAATCAGATGGGGGAGCCTATTGTTTTTCCACAAAAGGAACAGTGGCTAAATCAGCCATATTGGGAGCGGGACCTTACGAAATAGAGAACGTCAGGGTTATCTCAAAAGGTTACTATACAAACAATACGCCTTCCGGGGCAATGAGAACGTTCGGAATCTTACAGCCGACCTTTGCAATCGAATCAACGATGGATATCTGCTCTGAACGTTTGGGAATTGATCCAATTGAACTGCGTTTAATAAACGGAGTAAGGGACGGAGCTGTTACCCATACCGGGCAGGTACTGGGGAGTGTGAGCTATTGTGAAACGCTGAAGCAATGTGCACGGATGGCCGCATGGGAACCGGGGCCGTCTAATGTAAGAGGCCGGGTGAGAAAAGATGTAAAGGGCAGCCAGACTGTACAGCCTTACATACCAGGCAGTGAGTTCAAGGCACCTGCTGCTGTTGAACTTTGTAAAGCAAGATTTAAATACGGGCGCGGTGTCGGAACCGGGTGGTACGGAATAGGACGCTGCGCAACGGTTGATAAGGCCGGAGCATTTGTCGAAATTGACGACGGCGGCACTGCTATGATATTAACCGGTGTTACTGAGATTGGCGAAGGTATTCTGACCGTTTTAACACAGATTGCGGCGGATGAACTTGGAATGTATCCGGAAGATATTACCATCGGGGATAACGATACAGCAAGATCTCCTGAAGCCGCCCATGCCGGTGCCAGCAGACAGTCGTATATGATTGGCAATGCGGTATTAAATGCATGCAGGGATGTAAAAGAGAAATTTATAAGGGAAATTGCAGCCTACTGGAATGTTGATTCTTCCTCAATCTGTATGAGGAACAGAAGAATTTTTGTGCAGGGCCACTCCCGTTATGATTTTTCTCTTAAAGAGGCCGTTGATATTTGTAAAAAGGTTAGGGGCTATGTTCCTTTGGGTTCAGGCACGTATACAGCTCATCATGAAGCCTTGGATCCGGTGAGCGGAGAAGGCAATCCCTGGCAGGCGTATGTGTTTGGAAGCCAGATTGCGGAGGTTGCCGTTGATACGTTTACAGGAGAGGTTCATGTTCTTGGCATCTGGGCTTCCCATGATGTTGGAAGAGCAATCAATCCTCAGGGGATTGAAGGGCAGATCGAAGGCGGCGCTGTTCAGAGCATAGGACAGGCTATTATGGAAAATTTTGTATTATCTGAAGGTGTGCCTGTAAACAGGAACTTTGCAAAATATATTCTTCCTACCAGCGTGGATGTGCCGATGTTTTGCACCAGTCTGGTTGAAAACAGGGATCCTTTTAGTCCCCTTGGCGCAAAGGGAATTGGAGAGCCGGCTCCTCTGCCCACAATACCGGCAATTGTGAATGCCATTTATGATGCCGTGGGGGTACGGGTCACTTCACTTCCGGCTACACCGGAAAAGATCTTAAATGAAATGTCTGAATAATCATCTTCGTTTCTCACCGCGCAGTCAGATTATCAGATAAAATGGAGAAAATTGATTATGAGTAATATAAATAATGTATCGGGTACATCGGGTGGTTTATCAGTAAATGCAAAAAGATGGATTTATATATGTATTAGCCTTATTGTGTTGGTATTTATTAAGAATGTCAGCTTTCCGGCATCAATTGCTACGATAAAAGATGCAACGCTGACACCGGAAGGACAGAATGCACTGGCTGTTTTGATTTTTGCCCTTCTGCTCTGGATAACAGAAGCGATTCCGTTCCACTTTACAGGTCTGCTGGCAATGGCGCTGTTGGCCCTGTTCGGTGTCGATTCCTTTGGAGGCATTGTTAAAACCGGTTTTGGCAACATTAATGTTATATTCTTTATCGGCGTATTTATCTTAAGTGCGTTCATCAATAAATCAGGGCTTGGAAAAAGGCTTGTTAATGTATGCCTTTCAATCACCGGAAACAGCACTAAATATGTTATATTAGGCTTCCTGGTGGTGGGCGTGCTGTTGTCAATGTGGATTTCCAACATGGCTGTTGCTGCCATGCTTATGCCGCTGGCCAAGTCTCTTCTGGATGAGGAGGGATTAAAGCCGCTGGAAAGCAACTTCGGTAAGGCACTGCTCATTTCTGTGGCCTGGGGCAGCTTAATCGGCGGATTTGGAACTCCTGCAGGAAACGGCCCAAATCCATTGGCCATTGGCTTTATGAAGGATATGGCCGGAATTGATGTTTCATTTCTGGACTGGATGATATACGGGGTTCCGATTTCACTGATTCATATTCCCATTGCATGGGGGCTGCTCTTATTGGCATTCAAGCCTGAAATGAAGTATCTTAAAAGGACAAATCAGGAGATTAGGAATGAATTCAAAAATCAGCCCAGGCTATCCCGGGATGAAAAGGTTACTTTAATTCTTTTTGTTGCAACGGTTGCGCTATGGGTGTTTTCCTCACAGCTTTCAGATCTGTTGGGCGTTGATATTCCAATTGCTTTGCCGGTTATTTTAACCACAATGCTGTTTTTCTTCCCGGGTGTCAGCAAAACGAAATATAAAGAAATAGAAAAGGAAATGTCCTGGAGCAGTATCATTTTAGTACTTTCCGGCGTATCCCTGGGAATGGTGCTCTACCAGACAGGAGTTGCAAACTGGATCGCGCTGGGGCTGTTAGGAAATCTGGGCGGATTAAGCCCCATTCTGATGATTTTTGTGGTGGTATTAAGTGTATCGCTGATGAATATTACGCTTTCCAGCGCCACGGTATCTGCAAGTATTGTTATTCCTATTATTATAGAGCTGTCTATTAATCTTGGGATATCCACGTTGGCCATAGCATTTCCGGCGGCATTGGCATCTTCACTGGCGTTTATTTTAATTACATCTACTCCGACAAACGTAATTGCATATTCAGCGGGGTATTTTTCAATCAAAGATTTTGCAAAGGCAGGAGTCCTGATGTCGATTGTGTCCTGTGTAATCGTGGCTGTCGTTATGTACGGCGTTGGACTGTTAACAGGATTGTACTAAGAAGCAGAAGGCAATCTGGTTATGGCGAAAGGAGGAAAGGGAACATGAAAATCGCGGTTATCAATGAAGTAAGTGCTTCAATCAGAAATGAAGATATTGTCAACGCATTACATAAGACCACCAATGCAGAGGTACTGAATGTGGGGATGAAGAATCCGGAACAAACCCCGTCTTTAACGTATATTCACACCAGTTATATGGCGGCTGTTCTTTTAAATACCGGCAGCTGCGACTTCGTTATTGGGGGATGCGGCACCGGACAGGGTTTTTTAAATGGTGTACTGCAATTCCCGGGGGTGGTGTGCGGTTTGATCGTGGAACCGTTAGACGCCTGGCTCTTTTCACAAATAAACGGAGGCAACTGCGTGTCCCTGCCGCTTAATAAAGGATATGGCTGGGCGGGCAGCATAAATCTGGAGTATATTTTTGAAAAATTGTTTGCAGACCCGGCCGGGGCAGGTTACCCTAAGGAAAGAGCGAAGAGTCAGGCAATGAGCCGCCAGACACTAGCCAGTATCTCAAAGCTTTCCCACAAAGATTTTACAGATATTCTAAAAGCTTCGGATCCGGAAATATTAAAAGCAATTGCGGGAAGTAAAGATTTTATGAAGGTCTTGGCGGATGGCGGTGAAAAGGCAAAGGCAGTCCTTGAATTACTGGGGGAAAACAGGTAAGAGAGGTATTATATGGTACAGTCATTGGCGAGAGGAATTGAGATTTTATCAATCATTCAAGAAAGAGGAAGTGCGACAATTGTGGAGGTGGCATCCGTTCTTGGGGTGGACAAAAGTACGGTTTCCCGCCTGATGGCAACGCTGATGCACTATGATATGGTAAGTATTGACCCGGTCAGTAAGAAATACCGGCTAGGATTTCGGAATCTGTACCTTAGCGAAGGAGTTAAAAAAAATTTCAATGTGGCTATTGTAGCGCGGCCCTACCTATACAAAATTTGTGATGATACCAAAGAAAGTGTCCATCTGGCGGCAATGGGAAATCGCAAAATGTATATTGTGGATCAGGTACGGAGCCAGAGGGAATACAATCTTTCGGCCCAGATCGGAATGATTGAAGCGTGGCATTGTTCCGCTGTGGGAAAATGTGTTCTGGCTTACAAACCTCCGTCATTTATTGAAGACATCTTCCGCGACTATGATTTTGAACATTATACATCCAATACGATTACAACCTATCAGAATTTAGAAAAAGAGTTAAAGAAGATTAGGGAGCAGGGCTATGCCCTGGATGACGAGGAACGCACGTTGGGGGTGAGATGCCTGGCAGTACCGGTTTTCAATTACAGCGGCAATGTCAGCTGCTGCATCGGTATTTCTGCTCCCAAGGAGCAGATTACTGAGGCAACCATTAAGAAATATACATTATGCATGAAAAAATATGGCAGCCAGATAAGCAAAGAATTAGGTTACGGATTGTATCGCAGTTAAGATATGCTGTGGAAACAAAAACAGAAAAGGATATTTAATATGAGTAATTTTATAGATAAATTTAGCTTGGCGGGTAAGAAGGCAATTGTGACCGGCGGTGCAAAGGGGCTGTGTAATGGAATGGCACAGGCGCTCCATGATGCAGGGGCCGAGGTGGTTCTGCTGGATATTTTGGATATGGTTGAAGATTCCGCCGGGGAGATGGCAAAAAAAGGTCCCATGGTACATGCGGTAAGGGGCGACCTGACCAAAACAGAAGAGCTGGAGAATATATATAATGAATGTTTGGAGAATCTGGGAGGCAGGGTGGACATATTGCTGAATGGAGCTGGCATACAGTTTAGGGCTCCGGCTGTTGATTTTCCGCATGACCGCTGGGAGAAAATTATTGCTCTTAATATGAATGCGGTATTTTATATGTCGCAGCTGGCCGGCAAAACAATGCTGGCGCAAAAATATGGTAAGATAATCAATATAGCTTCCATGACCGCATTTTTTGCCAGTGTGTTGATTCCGGCATACAGTGCCAGTAAAGGCGGGGTGGCACAAATAACAAAGGCACTGTCCAATGAATGGGCCGGTCAGGGCGTGAATGTTAACGCAATTGCACCGGGGTATATGGCCACTGAACTAACTGCCAATATAAAGGAAGTAAATCCAAAGCAATATGAAGAAATCACCAGCCGGATTCCCGCGGGGCGCTGGGGCAGGATGGAGGATCTGCAGGGATTGGCGGTCTTTCTGGCATCCGATGCATCGGCCTATATTTCCGGCGCGGTGATTCCGGTTGACGGAGGCTTTATGGGAAAATAGAAGGCGGGCAGCTGGCTTTCCTGTATTCCCTGGGCGTACACTTGAAGAAGCGCACAAACATCTGGGAAAAATTACTGGGACTGTTGAATCCGCACATGCCTGCTATGGAGGATATGCTGCTGTGGGGGCTGCGAAGGAGCATGGAAGCCCCCTGGGTTACTCTGTATTTCAGCAGATACTGCAGGGGAGAGGTCTGGATGGCGCGTTTGAAACACCGCAGGCACTCACGCTCTCCGATATCCGCAGCCCTGGCAATCTGGGCCAGGTCCAGGTTTTCTTGAAAATGTTCATGGATAAAACTTATCATTTTTTGGATACGTATATTATCCGTATCCGGCATTGGTTTACTGGAATCCATGGCATGGGAATAGTACATATACAGGCAGCAGCATATACAAGACAGTTTTTCGCGGACCACAAACTCGTATCCCAATGGTTCGCCGCAAAATGCATCAAAGGCAGCGGTGAACACGGCCGCAGGATTTCCGGCTCTTAAGTCTCCGGCAAGATAGTCAAATGGACAGATGTCAAAACTTCTGCACTGAAGAAGCGGTGCCACGTACCTCCTGGAAAACACGGAATCCTTTTCTCCGGTTACCAAAAGAGGGTGAAAGACCAGAGAGTGGAGTTCGCAAAGGGGCTCTGCCGCGGCAAAATGCAGTATATTGGAATTGACGACAGCGCCTTCCCCCTGTTTTAGATGAAGGGTCTTACCCGGAACCTGCAGTTTCAGATGTCCGGACTCAACATAAATAATTTCCAAATCCTCATGCCAGTGCCAGGGAACCACATCCCCGGCACTGTCTGTATATACAGAAGAATATCCTGCACAGGGAAAGTCCGGCGTCCCATGGGGCTGCAGTTCCCTTCCTGTGCGGTTTAAATTCAGGGTACAGTCCTGTAATGCCATGTCAGTCCTCCGATTGGTCGTTTTTCTTATATTATAAGTCGGGATTTGGGTTGAATCAAGAAGGAAAAGACGATATTCTTTTGGTGTGTATTTATTATATGTTTTATATGCTTTGCGCGCAGGAGGCCGTATCGGGGGTTCCGAGTGCTCAGTAACAGGAGGATGAGATGTTTCAATTATTACTTGTGATTATTTATCTGGCGTTTATCAGTCTGGGACTTCCGGACGCGCTTCTGGGTTCAGCATGGCCGTCCATGTACCGGGAGCTGGGAGCTTCGGTGTCCTATGCAGGCATTATCAGCATGATTATTGCCGGCGGCACCATAATTTCCAGCCTTTTCAGTGACAGGCTTATCAGGAATTTTGGGACAGGAAAGGTAACGGTTGTAAGTGTTGCAATGACGGCAGCAGCCCTGTTTGGCTTTTCCTCTTCCCATTCCTTCCTGCAGCTGTGTGTTTGGGCCGTTCCCTATGGCCTGGGAGCAGGCAGCGTGGATGCAGGACTGAATAACTTTGTGGCGCTCCACTATAAATCCCGCCACATGAGCTGGCTTCACTGCTTCTGGGGTATCGGCGCAACGGCAGGACCCTATATCATGGGCCTGTGTCTGACACGCGGCTTTAAGTGGAATTCCGGTTATATGGTGGTGGGTGTGATTCAGATTGCGCTGGTGGCCTGTCTTGTGCTGTCGCTTCCTCTGTGGAAGGTAAAGAAAGATGGAAACAGCGGACAGGATACCCCCCACAGGCAGATTACCCTGAGAGAGGGGCTGCGGCTTCCGGGGGCAAAGGCGGTGCTGACTGCATTTTTCTGTTACTGCGCCCTTGAGGCTACAGCCGGTCTGTGGGCCAGCAGTTATATGGTGCTGCATAAGGGGATTGCTCCCCAGACAGCGGCCAAGTGGGCTTCGTTTTTTTATCTGGGGATTACCCTGGGCAGACTGGCCAGCGGTTTTGTCACGGACCGGCTGGGAGACAGGAACATGGTGCGCTGCGGGCAGCTGACTGCCTTTGCCGGAACTGTGATACTGCTCCTTCCGGCCGGTGACGGAGCGGTACTAACAGGACTTATCATGGTGGGACTGGGCTGTGCTCCCATCTATCCCAGCCTGCTTCATGAAACGCCGGATAACTTTGGGGTGCAGTATTCCCAGTCCATGATGGGCATGCAGATGGCCTGCGCTTATGTGGGATCCACATTTATGCCTCCGCTGTTTGGGGTGGCGGCAGAGCGTATCAGCGTAACGCTGTATCCCGTGTGTCTGGTCATATTTGTTGTATTGATGATTGGGATGACAGAAAGGATGGGGAGGGTTCAGAATGGAAAAGTTAATGGACTTACACATGCACAGCTATTACAGTGATGACGGCGAATTCAGTCCTGAGGAGCTGGTGAGACAGTGTGCCATGAGCGGCATCCGCGTCATGTCCATTGCGGACCACAACAGTGTGCGGGCAAACGACGGGGGCAGACAGGCGGCCAGGAGGGCCGGAATCAGGTACGTTTCCGGCATAGAGATAGACTGCACGTTCAGAGGTGTGAATCTTCATGTACTGGGGTATGGATTTGACGATACCAGTGATGATTTTGCCGACATCGAAGACAATATAAGCAGTCAGGCAGCGACGGCATCCAGGCAGATGCTTTGCGCAACCAGGAAAATGGGATTTGACGTAACAGAGGAGGATATGGAGGAACTGGCCGGAGATTACTACTGGAAGGACCGGTGGACCGGGGAAATGTTTGCAGAGGTGCTCCTTGGCCGGGAGGAATACAAGGACCATCCCCTGCTTCTTCCTTACAGGGAAGGCGGGGCAAGAGGCGATAACCCTTATGTGAATTTTTACTGGGATTTTTATTCTCAGGGAAAATGCTGTTATGTTAAAATGAAATATCCAAAACTGGAGCAGGCGGTTGATATCATACACAGGAACGGGGGATATGCGGTGCTGGCACATCCGGGGGTTAATTTAAAAGACTGCGGGGAATTGCTGGATCCCATACTGGAGGCAGGAGTGGATGGAATAGAGGCATTCAGCAGCTACCACTCGGAGGAACAGGCGGGGGTTTATCATAAGGCTGCGCGCGGCAGATTCAGGATGATTACCTGCGGAAGTGATTATCACGGAAAGACAAAGCCGTCTATCTCCATAGGCGGCCATGGATGTACGGTTCCATATGAGGAAATGGTCCGGCAGCTGGAGCGTATTCTTGGTGAGAATGGTTAACTGAAAAATTTATATATGGCAGTCATTGGCAGTTGGCGTCTTTAAAAAGGACGATTGCCGGTGGCTGCTGTTTTTGTTTATGGGAGAACCCTATACAGAATCAAATATCAGTGACAAATGTCACTGCTGTAATGACGGACAGCATCTATAACCGGACTGGATTATATTTTATAATGAAAACATGAAAAGAAAATATGTATAGACGGTATCGGAAAGACGGATAGAAAGGGGAATGGGTATGGAGTGGTTTATCATTTTGTTAATATGGCTGGTGGCTCCTTTTGCTGAACTGGCTGCCATAATAGTTTTGGCTGTTGCCAACAGCCGGTATAAGAGAAGGATATGGGAACTGACAAGGGGAACTGACAAGGCGGATACGGGAATGCAGGATAAAGGGCCGGCGGATATAGAGATACAGCATGAAGGGCCGGCGGATATAGAGATACAGCGTGAGAGGCCGGCGGATACAGGGATACAGTATGAGAGACCGGCGGATATAGAGATACAGCGTGAGAAGCCGACGGATATAAAGATACAGCATGAAGGACCGGCGGATACAGAGATACAGCATGAGAGGACGGCGGATGCAGTGACACAGCATGAAAAGTCAGCGGCATGGTATGGGCCTGGGCAAGCAATTGTAGTACCAGAGGACTTTGAGAAAGCTGAGTCTGCCTGTCGGGTGCCGGAAATACCTCACAAGCAGACAGCTCTGGTCAGGGCGCCGAAAATAGATGGGGGGTTCTTCCAGGGGACGGCAGCACTGGTGATCGGAGTGATATTTGTGGTACTGGCCGGATTGATTTTCGCCACCACGGCATGGCATGTGCTGCCCAGTGTCTGCAAGGTGATTATGGTCCTGGGGGGATCCGGTTTGTTTTTCGGGGCAAGCTGGGCAGCTGAAAAATATTTTAAGATTGAGCGGACGGGACAGGCCTTTTATATTCTGGGCAGCGTGTTTTTATTTCTTACCATATTGGCGGCTGGATATTTCGGGCTGCTGGGTCCGGAGTTTATTTTAAAGGGAGAAAACCGTTACCGTGTCCTGCTGGCAGGCAGTATAGCCACGGAGATAGCTCTTTTTTCCAAAATCAGGAGATTTCGTAACAAGGTCTATACCCAGGCCTGCCTGTGGGGAATGACGGTCAGCATGTGCTTTTTGATGGGAGCGTTAAAGCTTGAATGGCCGGATTGCATGAATGGTATGATGTATTACTCCTTTCTTTTGATTGGGGGAAATGAGGTTTACAGGAGAAAATCAGGTTTGCAAGGCAGCATGAACGCCCCGGCAGATCGGTTTATAGACGAATTTATGGGTGAATTCGGCCTTTTTGCAGCGCTCCAGTTCTGGATAATAAGCGGAATGATGGCTTATAAAGCTGTGGCAGGCGGGATTGGATTCATAATAGGAATACTGTTTCTGGGAATTTGGGAAGTTACATTCTGGGATACCCTGGCATTTGGGCTGATGGCAGCCGGGACCGCCCTTGTGGCGCTGCGGCGCAGGAGCCCGGAAATGAAGATGCTTCACAGTCTGACCATGATGATTTTCTTTCAGTATGCAGGCTTCTGTATCCCCGTGGATTTTACATATCAGGTATTTTTGGGGGCAGCCATGACCGCGGTATGGTTTCTGGCTGAGAGAAGGTTTAAAAATCCTCTTAATAATCTGGCGGGCGGATGTGTTTTTTCCGCTGTTCTGGCAATTGACATGGCGGTACTGCTGCTGGATATGCTGTTTTCCAGGGACAGTCTGGGAAATCAGCTGGCAGCATCCGCAGTGGTGATTCTTCTGGCGGCGGTCATGGCGGAGTGGGGCAGACGGTACCCGGTACTTCGCGGCAGCGTTGCGGCAGTGCTCTTTGCCCTTACCCTGACCGGATGGGAGGTTTTTAATAGAACATTGGGCATGGATGTGGGATACGATGTGGTTGTATGGGGGTATGTGCTGATTGTGTCCATATGGGATATGGTGAAGAAAGACAGATTCTGTATTCCCATACTGGCCATTGGCACGGCTGCGCAGGCGGTTGCCCGGCTGGAGAATCAGGAGACTCTTTCTTTTTTCCTTCTTCTGTCTGTTTACCTGCTGGTGAAATCTTTTGGCAGGGAGGGGACGGCGCGGGAACGGTTCATCAGGGGCAGTTGTCTGTATTCCCTGGCAGGCGTGTATCTTCTGGCAGAAGGTGCGACCGCAAACGGCGTGCTCCGGATGGTGTGGAC
Coding sequences within:
- a CDS encoding molybdopterin-dependent oxidoreductase, with the translated sequence MNAELVKIELKVNGKKVCKYVAPSMRLADFLREELHLIGTKKGCNAGECGTCSVLINGVLKKSCMIPVIKANHCEILTIEGIGTDGLSIIQRCFIKAGAVQCGYCTPGMIMAATTILKENRHPDKVEIRRRLGGNICRCTGYVKIVEAIELARDILNHDQSADCLDSIVPDTGKIIGSRIERVDAKGKAAGALEYAADMTMPRMLHVHLVRSREVHAEILKIDYEKALTMPGVETVITSKDVPGEDGFGVYYHDQPVLAKGKIRFYGEPVAAIVAETLEEAEEAEKLIEITYRKLPVVSGIADAIGCKSVVHDDYPDNVVSFTSVIKGDVENGFRNSDIIVEQDYSTQCVDHAYLETEAGLAYCDPDGVLVVKSCDQDITHHRMLLAKILDMPINKIRVIMTPVGGGFGGKEDMIYQGILAIAALKTKRPVKLVFSRNDSMIGSCKRHPVLVHHKIGLRKDGKIQAVEIDLKSDGGAYCFSTKGTVAKSAILGAGPYEIENVRVISKGYYTNNTPSGAMRTFGILQPTFAIESTMDICSERLGIDPIELRLINGVRDGAVTHTGQVLGSVSYCETLKQCARMAAWEPGPSNVRGRVRKDVKGSQTVQPYIPGSEFKAPAAVELCKARFKYGRGVGTGWYGIGRCATVDKAGAFVEIDDGGTAMILTGVTEIGEGILTVLTQIAADELGMYPEDITIGDNDTARSPEAAHAGASRQSYMIGNAVLNACRDVKEKFIREIAAYWNVDSSSICMRNRRIFVQGHSRYDFSLKEAVDICKKVRGYVPLGSGTYTAHHEALDPVSGEGNPWQAYVFGSQIAEVAVDTFTGEVHVLGIWASHDVGRAINPQGIEGQIEGGAVQSIGQAIMENFVLSEGVPVNRNFAKYILPTSVDVPMFCTSLVENRDPFSPLGAKGIGEPAPLPTIPAIVNAIYDAVGVRVTSLPATPEKILNEMSE
- a CDS encoding SLC13 family permease encodes the protein MSNINNVSGTSGGLSVNAKRWIYICISLIVLVFIKNVSFPASIATIKDATLTPEGQNALAVLIFALLLWITEAIPFHFTGLLAMALLALFGVDSFGGIVKTGFGNINVIFFIGVFILSAFINKSGLGKRLVNVCLSITGNSTKYVILGFLVVGVLLSMWISNMAVAAMLMPLAKSLLDEEGLKPLESNFGKALLISVAWGSLIGGFGTPAGNGPNPLAIGFMKDMAGIDVSFLDWMIYGVPISLIHIPIAWGLLLLAFKPEMKYLKRTNQEIRNEFKNQPRLSRDEKVTLILFVATVALWVFSSQLSDLLGVDIPIALPVILTTMLFFFPGVSKTKYKEIEKEMSWSSIILVLSGVSLGMVLYQTGVANWIALGLLGNLGGLSPILMIFVVVLSVSLMNITLSSATVSASIVIPIIIELSINLGISTLAIAFPAALASSLAFILITSTPTNVIAYSAGYFSIKDFAKAGVLMSIVSCVIVAVVMYGVGLLTGLY
- a CDS encoding RpiB/LacA/LacB family sugar-phosphate isomerase, giving the protein MKIAVINEVSASIRNEDIVNALHKTTNAEVLNVGMKNPEQTPSLTYIHTSYMAAVLLNTGSCDFVIGGCGTGQGFLNGVLQFPGVVCGLIVEPLDAWLFSQINGGNCVSLPLNKGYGWAGSINLEYIFEKLFADPAGAGYPKERAKSQAMSRQTLASISKLSHKDFTDILKASDPEILKAIAGSKDFMKVLADGGEKAKAVLELLGENR
- a CDS encoding IclR family transcriptional regulator translates to MVQSLARGIEILSIIQERGSATIVEVASVLGVDKSTVSRLMATLMHYDMVSIDPVSKKYRLGFRNLYLSEGVKKNFNVAIVARPYLYKICDDTKESVHLAAMGNRKMYIVDQVRSQREYNLSAQIGMIEAWHCSAVGKCVLAYKPPSFIEDIFRDYDFEHYTSNTITTYQNLEKELKKIREQGYALDDEERTLGVRCLAVPVFNYSGNVSCCIGISAPKEQITEATIKKYTLCMKKYGSQISKELGYGLYRS
- a CDS encoding SDR family oxidoreductase, encoding MSNFIDKFSLAGKKAIVTGGAKGLCNGMAQALHDAGAEVVLLDILDMVEDSAGEMAKKGPMVHAVRGDLTKTEELENIYNECLENLGGRVDILLNGAGIQFRAPAVDFPHDRWEKIIALNMNAVFYMSQLAGKTMLAQKYGKIINIASMTAFFASVLIPAYSASKGGVAQITKALSNEWAGQGVNVNAIAPGYMATELTANIKEVNPKQYEEITSRIPAGRWGRMEDLQGLAVFLASDASAYISGAVIPVDGGFMGK
- a CDS encoding AraC family transcriptional regulator, whose translation is MALQDCTLNLNRTGRELQPHGTPDFPCAGYSSVYTDSAGDVVPWHWHEDLEIIYVESGHLKLQVPGKTLHLKQGEGAVVNSNILHFAAAEPLCELHSLVFHPLLVTGEKDSVFSRRYVAPLLQCRSFDICPFDYLAGDLRAGNPAAVFTAAFDAFCGEPLGYEFVVREKLSCICCCLYMYYSHAMDSSKPMPDTDNIRIQKMISFIHEHFQENLDLAQIARAADIGERECLRCFKRAIQTSPLQYLLKYRVTQGASMLLRSPHSSISSIAGMCGFNSPSNFSQMFVRFFKCTPREYRKASCPPSIFP
- a CDS encoding MFS transporter, whose product is MFQLLLVIIYLAFISLGLPDALLGSAWPSMYRELGASVSYAGIISMIIAGGTIISSLFSDRLIRNFGTGKVTVVSVAMTAAALFGFSSSHSFLQLCVWAVPYGLGAGSVDAGLNNFVALHYKSRHMSWLHCFWGIGATAGPYIMGLCLTRGFKWNSGYMVVGVIQIALVACLVLSLPLWKVKKDGNSGQDTPHRQITLREGLRLPGAKAVLTAFFCYCALEATAGLWASSYMVLHKGIAPQTAAKWASFFYLGITLGRLASGFVTDRLGDRNMVRCGQLTAFAGTVILLLPAGDGAVLTGLIMVGLGCAPIYPSLLHETPDNFGVQYSQSMMGMQMACAYVGSTFMPPLFGVAAERISVTLYPVCLVIFVVLMIGMTERMGRVQNGKVNGLTHAQLLQ
- a CDS encoding PHP domain-containing protein; this translates as MEKLMDLHMHSYYSDDGEFSPEELVRQCAMSGIRVMSIADHNSVRANDGGRQAARRAGIRYVSGIEIDCTFRGVNLHVLGYGFDDTSDDFADIEDNISSQAATASRQMLCATRKMGFDVTEEDMEELAGDYYWKDRWTGEMFAEVLLGREEYKDHPLLLPYREGGARGDNPYVNFYWDFYSQGKCCYVKMKYPKLEQAVDIIHRNGGYAVLAHPGVNLKDCGELLDPILEAGVDGIEAFSSYHSEEQAGVYHKAARGRFRMITCGSDYHGKTKPSISIGGHGCTVPYEEMVRQLERILGENG